From the Anguilla rostrata isolate EN2019 chromosome 12, ASM1855537v3, whole genome shotgun sequence genome, the window AGCGGTGTTGCGTGTTTATTTAACTAGTGTCCCAGAAAACAGGTGTTGAAAGGTAATTGGGGTGAGTGAGGCCGTAAAAGGATTTTGCCGTCAGACACCATACCTCCAGCTGGAGCTTATACACGTCAGGAGAAAAACGCAGGGAGAAGCTTAGGACTCACCTTTAGGACTGAAGTTTCCAAAAGGGCTGACACATTCTTAGTCCTGTCTACCTTGGCCGTGAAATCTTCCTCCCTGTGGCTGTTGCCATGGGGATAGTAACAGTCCTcaggttttggggtggggctctgtgctggagggtAGCCGGTAGCTTCTGTCTGCTCCCAGCTGGCTGGCTGCGGGCTCCTGTAATTAATCACAGCAGCAAATGCTGCCTTAGATGTGGGCCAAATCACCCtcaccttctctcccctcttcccatCTGACTTTGGAGGCCCTCTCACTGCTCATACTTTACCAGCCCTTCTGCCTTTATTTTCTCTACTCTGCCTATTGAATCTCTAACACTCTCCTTTCATCTTAGCAATGCCTTTCACAGCAGAAGGGCATACAGCTGGCCTACCCTGTGGTcggtggggggagggacacATCACCTTTGCCATCACCTGTGTGATTTATGCCGCCTCGGCTCACTGGTTTACAGCGTTCTTTTCCTCCAGATCCCTGTCTAATCCTCCTCATGTGCTCCCGGTTTCTAGGAGAGACTGACCGCAGATCGGAGCACCGCAAGGCGATTTTGCACACTGTGTAACCAGATCACCGTGACCCATCAGCTCTGTGCCTATTTGACATACAGATGTAGCTAAAGGTGCGCGAGCGGGTGTGAGAAAGATGGGGgtggacatttttttccctgcacTGCATGCCTGAATTCCTGTCCTGTACAACTGTAAGCGCAAAGTTTCAGTTCCCCCTGCCTCTGTCACTCGTGAGGCGTCATTACCTCTGCTCCCCTGTGTGTACTTTCAGCTCACTCATATGTGATTCCACTCCAGCCGTGCTCATTCTCAGCTTCGCCACCACACACTTACAAAAGACAGTACCAGCTTCAGGAATCTGACTAGTCAATCAGGCCCTATATCACTAAATAAGAATATATATCAGTACATAAAAGTAATTTTATGgcacatttaataatttaataaaatcaattttgaaTAATAACCACATCATAAAATGTTGTTCTAGTGCTGTTAAGAAAACATTCACctgataataaaaatgaatgcagctgTGCTATGAATAATCCCAAGGTAATACTGGCTGGGAACCTATAGACTAAAACAGGGCTCACAACACATCAAAATAAACATGGAATATTTAATAAACTATTCAATCCACTTGGCTCAACACTGTTTAGGGTATGAATCCAAAACACCTCTCTATGGAGCAATTTATTCATAATGTCTCTGCCTCTGGTTGATATGGAAACCTTCTCAATTCCCCAGAAGCAGAGAGAAGATGAATCTGCTTTTACTTCTGCAAAAGTGCTTAGAATTGTGTAGTCCATATTTTTAgtcttgtgttctgttttccttAATTTTAGGGATTTTTAAGTTTGACAAATATAAGTCTTGTATCAGATACATTTCAACATGTAAATAACAAGGGTAGTGTTGCAGttaattaattactttattGGATACTCCTTACCCATATGTGGACGATGGAAAACAATTATTAGTgatttagtgtatgtgtgtataaaataTGGCTTCACTCCCCATTGAATGAAAATAGTGCGTgtgtaacattttcttttttttatgtctgtatgtgtgtattgtgtgtgtgatcagtGACATTTAGGAGTTCCAGTACTGTGCCAGAGTCTCTTCACACCCGGGACTCTAATGAGGCGGCGCACAAACACCATCTGCTGGTGGTGTGGCTGAGCGTcgcctcctgtctgtctcctttAACCCCTCCCCTTGGCACACCACTGCATGGAAGCTCCTAAGCACGCTCAGGGGCGCCTGTGCCGTGAAAACAAGTGCCATTCATCACCTTATCAGCACAGCACAAACAGCTCCGCTGCGAGCGATCGCTCTCCAGTAAGGACAAAGCAAAAGCGCCAAACACACCTGATTTACCAGGCTGTACTCTGCCTTTCAGTTATTCAAATAAGGGctttttgaaatgaatgcagaACCACATGACCTTGCGTGCTCACCCTCGTTTATTCTGTGCATCTTGCCAGATTTCTAGTGGATTTTCCTAATTTGATAAGGCATACACGAATACTGACACATAATAAATGCTCCACATGGCCATTTAATGCCCATTCTTTCATTCAGTTATGCTTTACGTCGTTCTGTGACACCTGCGATGAAAGGTGCCATATACAtgaaatgctgctgctgctgtgactgttgtttttgttcacagCATCGAGTCAATAAGCTATTCTGATCTACGCTGGTCAATTTTAGTATCTCACGAGCATGCAGTCAGTTTCAGTGTCCAGCACTGaattgtaaaaacatttccatgaCTTCATCATCTGACCCCTGCCCTCTCTAGCTTGTAAAGGACTCGGGGGACTGGACCGAAGCAGCAGGCTTTCTGTTTGCGCTGATGTCTTACACATGGCTGATGTTGTAGGGGTCTTCCGTGGAGCAGCTTGCCTCTCCTGTCTGGCATTCCTCCTCCCACTGTCCTGAGTCACTTGAGACGTCACATATGACATCACCTGCAAGGTGGTCCCCCAGAGGGCTGAGTATCTGCAATCAGAAAAACCAGGACCATTTGGAGCAGAGTTTGTAAAAGTGGGTTACTGGTTAAGACAGTTTGGAGCAGTGTTTTGGTTCAATGTAAATCAGCAAGTTAGACCGGAAAGCGATGGTTACAGTGAAGAGCACTTTTTAGGATTTGAAGAGTGGATATGGCACAGAAACAAGTATTAGTGGAGTGGATTTGACTGCCACATTAGCACTCAGTTGAACTGCACTGCATGtctgatttattaaaaatgatttataaagtTAGTTTCTTTTATAAATTGGCCAAAATGCTGAACTTTTAAAGAATGCACATCTGTGAAAGCTTGTGTAACCTCTCAGTCCTttatatttgttgttgttttgaggGGTCCGCTCTCTTGCAGCAATCTGCATAGTAATGTTGATGTCCCACAGGTTCCCTGACTGCAGTGGTCTCAGACTGAGGCTCATAGTTCCAacagaaaataagattaaatctcattttctttcaggAATAATCTGgtaaaatgcacacatacaagctCTGTAGGCAAAATGCCAGtctacaagctgctttggagttacagtatttgaaatgcattttcttgctACAGACCCTGAATACCCCTTTCAAAAGCACATCaacagaaacttctgtaaatatatagaaaatatCCTGTCCACACAAAGTATGTTTGGGCCCATCGAAAGcatacacaaaaactgaaattataataaaaattccAGAAAGAGACCTATCGATTTTAGACTGTAGCAAGTACCATAATTACTACATTATAACTGGTCCCTATGTCAAATGTGAATCTAAAAAGCAATCACTGATTATCACCagggtctgcaaccctggtctgggagagccacaggctctccaggttttcattgttactctgcactcaattagagcagttcatagcacagttaactcacttcaCATGGTTACTTAGGTCTGGATTGGGtgcttgtggctctccaggaccagggttactGACCCCTTATCATCAGCTTCATATGATCTAGACCAAAATGGAGCTGATCATCATGTGGTTGATGTAAACTGCATTTACAGTGggcctctccctcaccccagGATGAGTGTTTAACTGGGATTCCATGTGCTCTTGTACCAGTTTAACATCAGCATTTTACCTCCCCAGGGTGCCTAACTGTTCCTCAGGTGCTCCATCCAAACAGCAAAAAGCAATTTGGTCTCCTCTCCAGCAGAAAGGCCCATTTTTCATCATTAACAAAGCCATAGGATGAATTGATTTTCTATCACAAGGTACCATTAAAAGGCAATTTTCTCTCATCTCTGCAGGACGGCTGTGAGGGGGGCTGGCTGAGGAGACGGAGGCCCTGCTTATCTCCCTGCCGCCTGCGTACTCCCAGCAGAGCGCCACTGTCCAGCAGCTGCTGGCCAACTACAAAACCCTGCTCTCCTGCACACCAGAACCCCAGGAAGCAGACAGCAGAGCGGGGGTGGAGGCTGGGGCAGGTGGCAGAGGGGGTGGTGTAAGTCTCAATGCCCCAGTCCCACTTCTCCCCTTTAATGTGGAGATGTCTGAGGAAATGTCAGGGAAGATGAGAAAAACACTCCGGAATAATAAAACCCTGAACTTTCTTGcacatatttctttttctgcttCACAGAAGTATCTCGGCGTAGCGAGAAATCACACCCGTTCCTTCTCCCCTCAGCGGCACTCATTACCGTCTTCTGCAAGACTCTTTAAACAACCCAGCCTTGTGCAACAACAGGAAACCAGAGGAAGCAATTGCCATTCAACTGCTTTAATATCTGTGTGAACTTCCCTTCAAGTTCCTCACAGGGAGGACTGCCGGACTGTCACCAGGCGAAAACCATAACAAGACGTTTCTTCCCCCTCCGGCTCACTCTGCCTCCTCTTGTCTCATTAAAATTTCAAGTTAGACGGGAGGCGTACTTCCGATGGACCATGTCTGACACCATATGTCAACTttctcagcacagcacagcctgttTGGGCATGAACTTCTGCTAGCCATTTCTTGAGCGTTTGGAATTGGCCCCCCAGGCTCAGTGGTGCAGGCCCCTGAGACCCCAGGTCGGCCAAGTGCAGAAAGGTGGGGAGGGAGTGCGATGAGAGGCCTAGCTGGAAGTCAGTAAAGTTTGAGAGAGAACGGTGATGCTGCTGAACACTCAAACACCCTCTCCTTGCACTCCTGAAACTCCTGGGACATGCTGTAAGGAGAGAATAAATCAGTCTTTGTCCTACCGAAGCTCTGTGCCCTTGGTTATGGCTAATAAATATGATGAAAATGTCAATAATGGATTTCAACCCTTTCCTCTGGGCTGGGCTATCGACCCATGAGCAACTGAATAAGGAAAAAAGTTCGACAGCATTGAATCAATATGGTGCAGAGTCACAAATATCACAATGACATCAAGAAAGGAAGATACGAAAGAGGCCTTACCAAAGACGTGTTTGACTCCATTTCGGAAATGAGTTGCTTTAGTTTCTTGTTCTCCAGTCTAAGAGCCTCTAGCTGAATTTTGGCCACCTATGGCAAGAAGCAAAGACAAAGGCTCAGTTTATTAGCTAACTAAACAATGATGATACAGTCACAAGGTCCACGTGTTTCTATATTATCCATCAGCTGACAGATCTGCAGACAGAAGGCCCTCCTTCACTCACAATACATTCCCAGCAAATGACTCAAGTACACTCAATGGCACTACATATGTGAACAGACAAGTGTTTCTGCAAGTGTAAGAGTAAACCTAGAATCTTTGGGCAGAATACTCTCACCAGAATGTGACATCAAAAGGTCACTGGTGTGATTACTAGTCAGGTATGACCTGATCTGTTTTTGTCAGCACCTGATACTCTGTGGCCTTCCCTGTAATGGACAGCAGTTCCCTTTggagctgtgctgctctgtgattggctgaggcgACAGTGTTTTCACTGTCCCTCAGCTGGGCTCGCAGATGCAGTGTCTCCGCTCTTATGGCCTCCATTTCAGATCTTTCAGCCTGCTGTTGCACCAGCTTCTCCTTCAGCTgtgcagaggaagagggagatcTGAGTTACATCAAAACCTATTTTCCCATCCTCAATGATCCATTTTATGCTCACACATTAACATTGTCTGTCGCTGTAAGCTCCTTGGGGTTAGCTGCGTGTAATGAACTTAACTGGACATAAAATTTTCTTGCATACTCTCTTTTTCCTTGTTTACTCTGTACATCTGTTTTTGTGAGCATAATACTGACATTTATTCAGTTAGCTGTACATTACAGATTGTTATGGAGACGCACCATGACAATTTTGTTATCCTTGCATTTCCCAGAGTGCTCTAGGTCATGGAGCTTCTCTTCATTCTTGTCCAGGGCATCTCTTAGCTGCTTGGTGTGGGAGTTAGATGACTCCAGCCTTGGGGAAATGGGACACAGGAGAGCAGGGTTGAGCAGCATATCTGTGACATTCCCCAACAGCAGAGCCACTGTCACATTACACTGAAGATGGCAAAACAGTGGCTATCGGGACAAGTCAGCTTTCAGTAATCAGATCTGTTCCACTTTCTTTCAAGGTACTTACTGTAACCTTAATTGGTACTCTGAATGTCCACCTGAATAAACAGATTGCATGTCACATGTTGTGTAAGTCGGTGTcaataagagcatttgctaaatgtcTAAACAATGTATTTATCCGGGTAGCTTGCCTAGATAAACACATTGTTTAGGCATTTGACGGATAACTCCTTTGCAGTGACAACTtgataatttaacatttatttggaaCTCAAAGTTTATTAGAACACTTCTGAAAGACATAAACACTTGAAACCAAAGGCCGGGGAAGGTTTTTACCTTTCATCAAAATCAGAgcgcagacacagacatgcatacacacacgcacgcacacacacacagacccaatcTGCAGCTGGGTGATGTCCTCTCTCAGCAGTCCCTCCTGCTGAATGCTCGTCTCCAGCTGCCGCTGCACCCTCTCCACGTTCTCACTGAGATCCTGCAGCTCTGCAGCCAtcatcctctccttctcctccacctccagccTGGGGGCACACAGATACAGAGGAAGGCACTGCTAGAGCtggctgcatttattttcttcaaccCCATTAAACCAAAGTACCATGGAATGGGCTTATTTTAGCATCCCTGGGTTGTCAGGGACTGCTGCACTAAAAAGGGTTCCGGAATTCAACAGAGGCAAATACAAATCTGCATTTCAGACAGTGACAGCACCTAGTATGCACCTTAGTCTTATCCAATTGTTTCTTAAGCAGTGCACATTTTCATAAAGCAATTCAAAATAGTCACAGTATTGTCACAATGCCTCAATGTAGGGCAAAGGcaaattaaatcacaaaaatggaaaaatggagTTGTGCTTTCTCAGTGATAATGCAGCTCATTTTAGCAGGTTTGCCCATAACATAGCAGATGGCAAGACATTAAAGCAGATCCATTTAAATGTAGGTTGACTGAACTGTATAATTATCTCacactcaaagcactttacagtgatgagggggaaacttgactcaaccaccaccaatatGTAGCttccacctgggtgatgcatggaagccattttgcaccagaacactcaCTACACATCATTTGAGGTGGAGGGGGACAGAACAATTTTGAACTAAATAAACTGGGGGATGATTAAGTGACAGGTTTAGAGAGCCctgttgggaatttagccaggacaccgggggaCCCCAGACTCTTCCCGACAAGTGTTAGAGGATCTTTAGCAACCAGAGTCTGGACCTTAGTTAACGTCTCATCCAAAggacagcatctcctacagcacagtctccCCGTCACTGCCGTGCAGCATTGGGAtgtatttgaccagagggaagattgccccccaCTAGCCCTACACCACTTCCAAAAGTTTTTGcaggaggtctcccatccaagtactaaccaaccttcagtcattcagcaggagcagggtaaGACTATTATTATGGCTGTTATCATTAATATTGGAATGAGCGTGGCTTTATCAGGTTGAGGGGTAAGCCCTAGTGGGTCCTCTGACTCACCTGGTGGTGAACTCCTGAGCTGACAGTCGCTCTCTCAGTCTGGATGCCTCTCTTTTCCAGTGCTTCACTTCCAGTTGTGTTGCCTGTAATAGGTCATCCCTGGCCTGCAGCTCCGCCCTTAGCTTGCAAACATCATCCTGTGATTCCTAATAcagaaacatgcaaacacatacacacgtgtaaAGTTAATGGTCTGTACCACAGAACTGTAATGTGAGTGCCATAAATAATCagcaaacaaaacttttttcccGTCTCCTGGTACACAATGGCTGGATAAAGTaggcctccctctctctatccagTCTTGTTTAGTCCCTACTCTGTAGAAATATATGGACcatgtcactgtgacatcacccattgactctccgtggacTCGGTGAAAAGTGCAGTTTCTGTACGCTGCCATCTAAGCttgtgagatacagtgacttggCAGTgacaaactgtccctgattcgtccacaaaaatattacagtcttgtccaaataacacaataactacACAAATCGGCATATGCTGAGAcattagatgaagaaaaaacacctattgcgaCAACATTTTGACcgtattgttaccattgacttGCACTGAaacgggtggctgaaacacctatactggagccaaccgcactggcACTAGTGAGCAATGATGTCTCTCAACCAACAAGACAAGGAAGTAAACTTCAAAAATTCAGTCTGGTTTTGGCTGCTTGGTTTAGCCACAGAGCACAAAGGTAATATAAGAAACAGTGCTGCacagtaaatcatttaaattcagtttgctCTCACATTTATGAGCCACAACAAAGCAAGCACACAAATGGTATGTGAAATCAGAGGTGCCTTCAGCCAATGAACAAACCCTGCCCCATGGGAAAGGTTGGGAAATTGACCAGATTCCCAACCGTCTCCAAGGACAAGGCTGTACCTGCTGTACTAAGCAGGCTAATCCGACTCTGCACATAAACCTCTTTCTACAGCATGTCTGCAATTCAGCAGAAAGGAACATCCAGGAACAGAATGGTATATGGTGGCGATCTGTGGCACACACAATGGTTAGCATCATATTTGGCTTGCAGTAAGAGGATCTCGCCTTGCTTTCAGACCCTCCCCAAACTGTCTGCATAAATGCAAGAACATATTGagaggagaggtagagacaggGAGGAttgaggatgctgggaaaaaCTGATGTCATAGCGTAGGATCACGCTCATACATACAGGAGCTCATATGGCCATCAGTTTGAGGGTAGTTATGTAAATTATGTTGGTGAACTCCTCTCCTAGACTGTCATTTAACACTTCACACATGCGGTTGCACAATAGTTTTCCGCAGTGGTGTAGATGTGAGAGAATGGCACTTGCTAGCCTGGGTATCAAACTCAGACTTTAGCATCTCAACTCCTGCTGTGGGAAAATAATTTCCTTCAAATGCGTTTTGATGCATGCTTTCACTAATTGCTCTGCCTTTTCTCCTCCGTTCATTTGACGTGTCTGAGTAATTACTTTCTTTTGCattcagaaatgtttattttggctttGATGGAAGTGAATTTCATTTCCTCTCTGAATTCCACTTGTTAAATCGCATCATTTGAGGAAATTATTGAGACTCAATGAGTATGCAGTGGAGTCTCAGTGAGTATACAGTGGAGTCTCAGTGAGTATGCTGTGGAATTGCAGTGAATATGCAGTGGAATCTCAGTGAGTATGCAGTGCAGTGGAATCTGTGTTTATGCAGTGGAATCTCGGTGAGTGGAATCTCAGTGAGCATGCAGGAGAATCTCAGCAGCAGCTCTTAAGAGCAGATGGTTGCAAAGCATAAAAAAGCCCCAGGTGCCTCCTATGGATAGAAAAACCCCTTTGTTCTGGCGGAGGCTTCAATCAGAGGTGCCACAGAGGTGAACATTTAACCCCCGGCACATAATTTCTCATTAGTGCTGTCAAACTCTCCCTCTGTGCCAGATGCTCCTCCATGTTTAATGTCCCTTCACTGCACAACACCAGACAGGAGCTCTTTGAACCACTGCCAGCCACACAGAaccatttcactgctgtttctCATCTAAAGTGGTATCAAGAGACATGCAAGTTACTGCCTTGCTTCGAATGCCTGTGTCTTTCTGGTCCATCTCCTTTAATGCACCACTCCACCTTTCTAACTCTATCTCGAGACCTATTTTTGTGCTCTCTTCTCTACTTCAgtcattttctctcttctcaCATAATTGTCAAGATATCATTAAAGAAAATCCCTGAAACAAAACTGCTGTCATATGCATTGTGCTTCGTCAAAcctttttgtcagttttttccTGGTAAAAGGCACAGCCATCAAAAACTAATGTAATCTGAAATCTGAAGTTATTTATAAACACTTCACCATACAGGGAAAATGCTCAAAAATGCAGATTGTCTGAAGATGGAGCAACGAGGTGGGAAGTATGCCCTACCTGCTGCAGTGCGAGCACCTCTGGCAGGAAGCACTCCTCCACACAAGTTTCTCTCTGAGATGTCTGCGCCTCCCTCAGCTGCCCAGCTGTGACCTCATTCACCTGGGCCACCTTGTGAGCAGCCTCCAGCTGGGTTTGTAGTTCTGTGGCCTCATTTTGCATTTCCACACGCTGCTCTCCAGCCAGAGGGCTCTGGTAGCATCCACTCTTGAGCTGCTGAGCAAAGCCCACTCAATAACAGGCAAATTGACAGCCACCACTTCTGCATATCAATGGTGAATCAATGCGGACAAGATGTGGACAGCATTGAACCACGGCAGATCTCGATGAAAACAATTACACGTGTGGATTGATTTTCCAGCATGTGTCGGTCACATACTGGGTAGGCAGTGCAGTAGGTTAACAAGGTTTTCTCTCCTGAAAACTTCTACCCTGCAGAATCCATGACAGCATTTAAAGTTCAATcaaggtatttttatttttaaaaatgaattttattcaaTTCGAGTGCACAGTGCAAATAGCAACATTCAGGACTTAGCTACTTTGGAAGTTCTACGCACATTGACATGAACACAAGTATTGACGCACAAAACAACATTATCTAATGCTGATTGCATAttgattacagcacttttaaaaTGAGTTCTGTTCTCCTTTTTCTTCACATTAGTTTAAAGCAGTAAGCAAGCCACTTGATTATTGACAGTTGATGATTACAGTCAAATTTCACCCGGGGACGATAAAAATGCACCATATGCCTATTCTCTCCAATAAGAGCTCCTATGGAGTTTAGTAAATCTGTAAGTGTACAGTAAACTTGGTGGTCAGTACGCCTGGATGTCGGCAGCATGCCTATCCACAACAATGTAAAGAAACTGATGATCTTCACTGATCTTTAATTATCTTTGGCCGGAGAACAAAAAATCCTAAGAAGCAGCAGCATTCCAAATAATATTGACATGACATTCTCCCGCCTTAAATCCATAGACCTAAAGAGTTTGTCCCCGGCTCGTGTACCTGGGAAAGCTGGCATTTTGCAGCCAGTAGCTTTCTGTTCACTTCTAAAGCAGCCAGGTCCTTCTGGTGTAGGCTCCTCTGCTTCTCCCACTCCCTGGACTTCATTCGTAACTCCTGAAAAGACAAGTACATTCACATCCATTTAAAAGCTGCACCGAGTTGAGGATTAACTCCTGGAAAACCTTTGAAAAGCCTGAGTCTCTCTCTGGTCTTGGAACCTCTGAGTCATGTTTTGCTGGGTTGGGTTGGTTAGGGGGACAAAAGAGTAAGAGGGCCTTGGTCAAACACTTCATATTGGCACAAAAAggtaagaaaacattacatgtcTAGCTGTCAATGAAAACCAAGGTCAGATGACTAAATTGTGTTCAATATCTCCACTGAAttaaaagaataatttaaaaaaaacttaaagggtatttttgaCAAGGTTACCACACTCATTTTCTGAAGCTTTTAGTTTTGGCATTAATCAGGAGAAATGATTATGTGAATTATATATGTGAGTTATATATTTAGACACAGCATATAAACTATATCAGAAATGACACAATCCACACTATATAAAAATtcagagattaaaaaaacaatacatgtgtatattctgaaatgaattatttacaaAGGAGTGTCTCTGTACCTATGGACCGCTATACTGCTCGACCTATGAATGTCCTTATTTGCTGGCAGTatgatttcacagtaaaaaaaaaacctgttaatCATGTAACTGTTATTGTTAGCTGCTCCCTGAGATGCATGTTAATAAAGACCCTGGGGAGCACAGGCTCAAACACAGAGTCGAACAACTGATCTCACATGCCATTCCTGCATCTCTCTCACTACAATATCCAACTGATACAGCAATCACTAACTCCTGTACCACTGCTGCTATGTCCCAATCCTGTCTTAaagcatacacagacacacacgcacacacacacataatcgtGAGGCATATATACAAAAGTAAACATATATaaaagtacacacatacatggacatgcaaacacacatagatcttgcaaacaaatgtacatacatgcatgaatacattcatacacatacacatgtagaGTCCATACagtgctcacacatacacatgtagaGTCCATACagtgctcacacatacacatgcacaagaaaacattcatgcacacatgcatatacatacacacacacacacactcacacacacacacacacacacacacacacacacacactctgccttCTCACACATTCCTGCAAGTGCAGTGAGAATTGATCAGAAAGAAAATGGTGTGCTTCTTTCTCAATTTTCTTATACAAGAAGGACTGAGTCTTCCTCTGCAAGTTTTTTCTGTGGCTTGAGAACATCATTACAAAAGAGTGAATGATTTTGTATTACCTCTCGAATGCGTCCCTTTACCAATGTAATTCTCCCGGAATTGTATTATTCAAGCTGACTACAGAAAGGAACACTCTGTTCCTCTGTACAGAGGAATGCACTCCTTCTGTGCATAATAGCTCTATACTGTGATGAAAACATCAATATAAACATTGAAAAACAGGCATTGATCTGCATGGATTGCAATAATAAGTCATTCAACTGCAATTAAAGAGGTAGATCTTGCTATTTATCTTTGCCTTTGTGAAActgtgaatttaaaaagaaataaaagtgtTCAACCTGTTCTCTGTGGGTGTACATGTACAGTACGGTTCAAAGCAGAGTGTTAAGACTCAATGTTGCACTAAAAGTCTTAACAAGTGAATGTTACAGatgcacaaatatacagtattatagAAGTGTAGGATAGACAAACAAGGCTATGCGACCAAGTGTTGACAATAATCGAGTTGGACTAAACAAAATACATAGACTTACAtagtaaaataatttcactcATCCAGTACATCAAAAGTGAAGTCTCAGTTTACCCTATTCAGAAATAACAGCTTCCAAAGTTTGACTTATGGTTTGACTTGCAGAGATTAGCGTGAGTTTATATTCACCTTAAATGCTGGGGGTTAAGGGGTTAATTGGCTCAAATaattcctccctctccacctaaGCTAAAATGTAGCAAGTGTTTCGGCACAAAATTGTTGTTGAGCATTACCCAGACGGGTGCTACACAGCCTTTGATTTGTGTTTCCACCATTTAAACTTTGAATCtgattgaaatatttgaatatttgaagtGCTTTTTTAGAAACCATTCTTTGGCCCTTTAATACATTTCTCTCTAAAACCACAAGGTAAGTCTGATAATTCTGCTTTCCCACTGCACATCCTGAGCATGTCTTTCCAGTAT encodes:
- the LOC135236044 gene encoding centrosomal protein of 63 kDa-like — translated: MSCEADLQELLHQIDIMVSHRRREWEGQNQELRTRLQATETQLIHSRMQVGNLQRQVEETERVQRETVRGFEDRLGSLHSELEKLKDSYGRLRGHLRREEVQAAQEDSSFESITLSIKLEELRMKSREWEKQRSLHQKDLAALEVNRKLLAAKCQLSQLKSGCYQSPLAGEQRVEMQNEATELQTQLEAAHKVAQVNEVTAGQLREAQTSQRETCVEECFLPEVLALQQESQDDVCKLRAELQARDDLLQATQLEVKHWKREASRLRERLSAQEFTTRLEVEEKERMMAAELQDLSENVERVQRQLETSIQQEGLLREDITQLQIGLESSNSHTKQLRDALDKNEEKLHDLEHSGKCKDNKIVMLKEKLVQQQAERSEMEAIRAETLHLRAQLRDSENTVASANHRAAQLQRELLSITGKATEYQVAKIQLEALRLENKKLKQLISEMESNTSLILSPLGDHLAGDVICDVSSDSGQWEEECQTGEASCSTEDPYNISHVSPQPASWEQTEATGYPPAQSPTPKPEDCYYPHGNSHREEDFTAKVDRTKNVSALLETSVLKSPRPVFTIGEQFLQEEEQMMKRLERNFDSYIQELHSDTQRALQKYGICQPEDGASS